The Anopheles cruzii unplaced genomic scaffold, idAnoCruzAS_RS32_06 scaffold00538_ctg1, whole genome shotgun sequence DNA segment tatccctccccgcgttattcaccagacttggttctttccgaatatcattcattttcatcgatgggacacgtattggctgagcagcccttcgtttttctacgaggaagtcgaaattggatgactaattagtttacttaaaaagacgaagaattctttcgtctgggaatccatgatttagcagagagataggagaaatgtatagctagtgatggcacatactttgaataaaatagaaaatcgcatttaaattttataaacattttttgtgtgttaaaaacagtctcattctcaacgaacacccctggtaatcATAATAATTTGAAAATAGAATAATCATGAAACAGATACGATTCAATCTTTTCTGTCAAAATCGATTATACTTGTATAATCATAAAAGTTTGTAATTGCAGCTTAGCATTGTTACGGTAATGCTTTATTGAAAATCTCATCTCAAGTAAAGGATTTATCTTTTTGGTGGGTAGGGGGTATTTGGGCGAAAGTCTTCGATCAAAAATCGATTTGATAAGAGTCTTAATGATTCATACTGTCACTTGGATCGTTCGGACGTGCATCCGTTgcactgttttaattctcaaATTTCTATGTGTCCTCGCGCCGTTCGTTgacgttttttcgttttgtccTGTTCGTGATTGCCAGGTGTATAACTGGAATCTTTTGTTTCTGCGGTCGCGTCggtcgtgtgtgtttttttcgcaaaattgTTTTGGCGTCATTTCGTTCACTGAACTTTTGTCCCCGCTTGTGTTGGTCGATTTTTCGGTCAGCTGATCGCCATTGTCGCCGTCCGGGCACTCAACACCAACACTTCCCACTCACCGACGTCACTCATCACTTCCTCGACACCATCACTATCGCCATGACTGATACCACGGACATCACTACGACTAATACCTGTTCGGCGTGCCGGGGAACCCTTGGCGCGGACGATGTCGCGTACCATTGTGCCGGATTCTGCAATGACGCGTTTCACGGCAAGTGCCTGGGATTGCCGCAGACATGCCGCAAAGAGCTGTTCCGCAACCCGCAGCTTTTGTGGGTTTGCCCCAGCTGCTCGGTCATGTTGGAGGACGGCGCTATGCGGATGAAGAGTGTTGTGCTGCGTGGGTTGGACCCCATGTTTGATCGGTTGAAGAGCGACATTCTGGCTGAGTTCGATCGCCGGTTCTCTCGCCTGGTAGAGTCGTCTCGCTCTcctgtcgccgtcgccgatcgccgtACTGATGCCTTGCATGCCGGTGCGACAACCGACACCTCATACGCTGCCGTGACCAAGGAACGCACGTTGCCTGACCGCCGCCACGAAGCCACCGCGGCTTCACTTAAGCCTCCGCTTGTCGTCGGTACTGCGCCGAAGCAACTAATTAAGACTGTCCCTGCACCCCAACCCAGGCTGTGGCTCTTCATTTCGCGTCTGTCGACGGACACTACCGACGCGCAGGTTTCTGACATGGTGTGTCAGTGTGTTGGTGACACGGATGTTGTTATCAGGAGGCTGCTTGCGAGAGACCGTGACATCGCATCTGTctcgtttctctctttcaaGGTCGGCTTACCTCCGGCCTTGAGAGAAAAAGCACTCGATCCGGCGACGTGGCCAGCTGGTGTCAGCTTCCGTGAGTTTGTTAGCAAGCCCCGGCCCAACATACCTGCGTCCGGGTTGACGTCATCTCCCGTCCCGGATCAGATGTGTTTCACCAACCTGAGTTCCATGGCAAAATCGTTGACGCCGCCCCGTTTCTCTGCAATGGCACTACGTTTTGGCAACCGATCGTTCGGCTCGCCCACCAATCGGTGCAAAAGGCCCCGTCCGGACAGCGCCTCGAATAGTAACGACGATATAAATGTCTGACTGACCAGCGAATGCAATGCACCACGCCGCCAGACTTGTGATGACTCTCGTGAGCGCCCGCAACTTAATATATATTATCAAAATGTCCGTGGTGTGCGTACCAAGCTCGACGCTCTCCGGTTATCGATCACGGAGAACGAGTACGACATTATTGCCCTCACTGAGACCTGGCTGGATCCGGCAATCCCTTCGTCTCTCTTCGCCTCTACTGACTATACTGTTTTCCGTTGCGATCGCAATTCCCTGACCAGTGATAAgcgtcgtggcggcggcgttcttGTTGCCGTCGCCTCATCGATCATCGCTCGTGAATTACGCTCCCGCGCAACGTCACTGGAACAGCTCTGGCTCCAGATTCAGCACGCCGGTATGAAATGCATCTTTGGAG contains these protein-coding regions:
- the LOC128276116 gene encoding uncharacterized protein LOC128276116, whose amino-acid sequence is MTDTTDITTTNTCSACRGTLGADDVAYHCAGFCNDAFHGKCLGLPQTCRKELFRNPQLLWVCPSCSVMLEDGAMRMKSVVLRGLDPMFDRLKSDILAEFDRRFSRLVESSRSPVAVADRRTDALHAGATTDTSYAAVTKERTLPDRRHEATAASLKPPLVVGTAPKQLIKTVPAPQPRLWLFISRLSTDTTDAQVSDMVCQCVGDTDVVIRRLLARDRDIASVSFLSFKVGLPPALREKALDPATWPAGVSFREFVSKPRPNIPASGLTSSPVPDQMCFTNLSSMAKSLTPPRFSAMALRFGNRSFGSPTNRCKRPRPDSASNNALSATIGDFLEQSKLGDRLLLVGDFNQP